In Mercurialis annua linkage group LG6, ddMerAnnu1.2, whole genome shotgun sequence, the following are encoded in one genomic region:
- the LOC126688269 gene encoding uncharacterized protein LOC126688269, whose amino-acid sequence MALKPLLVLFLLLIVPFSSGMVEGFREITNPDYSIHKVKMDGNQMNSRKLLVEVLDYDDTGPNPKHDPRKKGGRP is encoded by the exons ATGGCTCTCAAACCCCTCTTGGTTCTCTTCCTTCTACTCATTGTCCCTTTTTCTTCag GCATGGTTGAAGGCTTCAGGGAAATCACGAATCCAGATTACTCGATTCACAAG GTGAAAATGGACGGCAACCAAATGAACAGCAGGAAACTTCTGGTGGAGGTGCTGGACTACGATGACACAGGACCTAACCCCAAACATGATCCCAGAAAGAAAGGAGGAAGGCCTTAA